ATTTATAGTCATAATTTCCAGCAGCATGACATCATGttactgaagcttcagacaCCAGTAACAGATGTCCCACTTCCTCAGCTACCAGACCGCAGGTATCGTCTTAGTAGGTAAGTCTTTCTctgatcaaaaacatgacttcaggttttctgtctccactcctccagtcctgctgcctctgcttcagcacacctgagtcaGGTAATCAGgccaccagcagaaccagaaccctcttagctcaggtgtgttggaccagagacacATGTAAAGGACACAGGACACACTGAGGACTGGAGGTGGACACTCCTGTGTCAGTGGATGAAGTCCTTCATGaattcattttctgttctttcattgttcttcataacaattaattttctacattgttattgtgtatttttacatttattcttgTGTTTTAGAGGCGATGTTGTTCAGCTGGCAGGAGACGGAGCAACGACAACCGGCCCCAATAATCAGCGATGTGAGATAAATATTGaagttatgagaataaaatctttgtGTCTGTCTCTACAGAGAAGGTTGagttaagaacatttttatgattCTCATGTTTCTCTACAGTGCCCCCCAATTCTCCTATTCCAGCATATCTTCAATGTGTCAACATGGAAGTTGTTGATGTTTCCCTCTTCTTGCCGTTAACTGGGTCTATATTCCGTGTTAAAGCACCGAACAAGGATGTATGCTATGTAAGTTTGTTTCTTGAATATCTCTCTGCAACGATTAGAAgacttttcagttttacaacataaataaatatattgatataCATTTTTCTACAGGGCGACTCTGGTGGAGCAGCGATGCTCGGTGACAAGATTTATGGTGTGATTTCTTTTGGTGGAGCAAATGCTTGTCAGAGACCTGCTACAATCTTGGATGTGTGTGAATACAAGGGCTGGATTAGAAGAAAAACTGGGcgtaaataaaacagaaacaattatgaaataaaattctcatCAAATTTCACTcacatataattttataattgcaTCTTCATCAGTTTGATCCACATCTTAGTAgaattagaataaataaatatatttgtttttctcacctgATCTTGACCTCCATAATGGAGCTTTCTCTgcatcagaaatgaaaaataaatcaataaatgcatgaaaaagaa
This genomic stretch from Xiphophorus hellerii strain 12219 chromosome 4, Xiphophorus_hellerii-4.1, whole genome shotgun sequence harbors:
- the LOC116718766 gene encoding trypsin-like, coding for MALLKVLLLLLGLGVSMNSDVSLQKRIIGGYDCHDTERLYHVRLESSNGTHMRRCGGSLIHPEWILTAAHCWKSEPGWTNVAVLKVHPRTAGQQRQMIRQAPVIYSHNFQQHDIMLLKLQTPVTDVPLPQLPDRRYRLSRGDVVQLAGDGATTTGPNNQRLPPNSPIPAYLQCVNMEVVDVSLFLPLTGSIFRVKAPNKDVCYGDSGGAAMLGDKIYGVISFGGANACQRPATILDVCEYKGWIRRKTGRK